CCTGAGTTTGATATCAACTTAAAGCCTAAAAATAAAGTTACTCAATATAACATAGTTGCAACAGACGAGTTAATTGATAAAGAAGTAGAAAACATTCAAACTCGTTATGGTAAAGTATCACCTATCGATGAAGCGAATGATGATGCTAATGTAACTGGTACTTTTGTAAACGAAGAAAAAGAAATAAGCAAGAAAGCTACAGTTTCTGTAAAAGATATTAAAGGTAAAACAAACTTAAAAAAGTTTGTTGGTGCTAAAGTAGGAGAGGTTTTAGAGTTAAAAACAAAAAACTTATTTGAAGATGAGCACAAATTACAACAGGTTTTAGGTGTTTCTCATGATGAGATTCATGATTTAGATATTGTTGTTTCTTTTACTATTGAAGAAGTTACTAAAACCGAAGCAGCTGAGTTAGATAAAGAATTATTTGACAAGTTATTTGCAGACGGAAGTGTAAATACTGTATCTGAATTAAAAGATAAAATTAAAGAAGATGCTGAAAAGCAATTTCAACAACAAGGAGATCAACAATTGTTAAACGCAATTACTGAGAACTTAGTAGAAAATACAAAATTCGATTTACCAACAACGTTTTTACAAAAATGGTTACAAACTGCTGGTGAAAAACAATTAACAGCAGAGGAAGCTATTGAAGAGTATAATAAATCTGAAAAAGGATTACGTTATCAGTTAATCGAAGGAAAGATTATGAAAGATAACGATGTTAAAATCGATTATCCTGAATTAGTAGACTACGCAAAAGGATTCATCCGTTCGCAAATGGCTCAGTTTGGTAATATGAATCCAGAAGAGAAAGAGTTAGATGATATCGCTGGTAGAGTTTTACAAAATCAAGAAGAAGCTCAAAAATTACAATCTCAATTAATTAGCCAAAAATTATTAGCTTTTTATAAAGAGAACATGAGTTTTGATTCAAAAGAGCTTTCTTACGAAGATTTTATTAAAGAAGTATATAAATAACAGTTTATTAACTGATTATGATTTAAAAACCTGAATGTAGATTCAGGTTTTTTTTGCTGCAAATGGTAGCTGTATAATAACTAAATAGTTCTTATATTTACACAATTATAACCCAAAAAACATTTTTAAAATGGATTACGGAAAAGAATTCGAAAAATACGCAACAAAGCAACACGGTATAAACAGTACATATTTAGGTAAAATTACAAGTAGTTTAACGCCATATATTATGGAAGAACGTCAGATGAACATTACTCAAATGGATGTTTTTTCTCGTTTAATGATGGATAGAATTATCTTTTTAGGTACTGGTGTTAATGATCAAGTAGCTAATGTAATTCAAGCACAATTATTGTTTTTAGAAAGTGTAGATGCGAATAAAGATATTTCAATTTATATTAATTCTCCAGGAGGTGGGGTTTATGCAGGTTTAGGTATTTACGATACAATGCAGTTTATTAAGCCAGATGTAGCAACAATTTGTACTGGTATGGCAGCATCTATGGGAGCTGTTTTAATGTGTGCAGGAGCAAAAGGAAAACGTTCTGCTTTACCGCATTCACGTATCATGATTCACCAACCAATGGGTGGTGCGCAAGGGCAAGCATCAGATATGGAGATTACAGTAAAAGAAATAGGAAAGTTAAAAACTGAATTATACGATATCATTGCAGATCATTCAGGGCAAACCTTCGAGAAAGTACAAGAAGATTCTGATAGAGATTATTGGATGAAGGCAGACGAAGCGAAAGCTTACGGAATGGTAGATGAAATTTTAAAAAGAAAATAATACAATACTATCATTGCGAACAAAATGAAGCAATCTTTCTATTAATTAGAAAGGTAACTTTATCATTTTAATTTTCGTGATAGTTAAGAATAACAAGTTAGTATAATGTCGAAAGAAGAAAACTTAGAATGTTCCTTTTGTGGGCGTAAAAAACCAGAAACCGATTTATTAATCGCTGGTATGGATGCGCATATTTGTGATAAATGTATTGAACAAGCTCACGGAATTGTAGAAGAGGAAGTTGCAGAAGCTAAAACAGATGGTTTGTCTAAAGATTTAACCTTAAATAAACCAAAAGAAATTAAAGCTTTTTTAGATGAATACATCATAGGGCAAACAGAAACTAAAAGAGGTATGTCTGTCGCTGTATACAATCACTATAAGCGATTGTTACAGACGAAAGACGATGAAGATGAGGTAGAGATTGAAAAATCAAATATCATTTTAGTAGGAGAAACAGGTACAGGTAAAACATTAATAGCTCGTACAATTGCGAAGATGCTAAATGTGCCATTTTCTATTGTTGATGCAACTGTTTTAACACAAGCAGGATATGTAGGTGAAGATGTAGAGAGTATTTTAAGTCGTTTACTACAAGCAGCAGATTATGAGGTTGACAAAGCTGAGCGAGGAATTGTTTTTATCGATGAGATTGATAAAATAGCTCGTAAAGGTGATAACCCATCAATTACTCGTGATGTGTCAGGAGAAGGTGTTCAACAGGCTTTATTAAAACTTTTAGAAGGGTCGGTTGTAAATGTAGCTCCTAAAGGAGGAAGAAAACATCCAGATCAAAAATTCATTGAAGTAAATACTAAAGATATTTTATTTATCGCTGGTGGTGCTTTTTCAGGAATTGATAGAATCATAAGTAAGCGTTTAAATATGCAAGCAGTTGGTTATAGCGCATCAATTGATGAAGATAGTGTTGATGAAAGTAATTTATTACAATACATTATTCCATCTGATTTAAAATCTTTTGGGTTAATTCCTGAAATTATTGGTCGTTTACCAGTATTGAGTTTTATGAATCCGTTAGATGCAAAAACATTACGAGCAATATTAACAGAACCTAAAAATTCTATTATTAAGCAGTACACGAAGTTATTTGCTATGGATGATGTTGAATTTACTTTAACAGAAGGAGCTTTACAGTTTATTGTTGATAAAGCAGTAGAGTATAAGTTAGGAGCTCGTGGATTACGTTCGTTATGTGAAGCAATTTTAACCGATGCAATGTTTGAGATGCCTAGTTCTGATGAAAAAGAATTAAAAGTAACAAGAGAATATGCAGAAGCTAAAATTACAAAGTCAGCTTTAAAGAAGTTAAGAGCAGCTTCATAATATTCAATAAGAAGTAAAATAAAAAGCATCATATTTTATTAAAATGTGATGCTTTTTTATGTAGTAATAAGAAGGTTTTAATGCTTCTTAACTTTACTATGCTTATTAATCCATTCGATAAGCTGAGCAGCTGTTATACTATATTTTTGTTGTACATCTCTCTTTTTCTTTTGTATATGTGTCGTGTTTAAAACTAAAGCTTCATACTCGCGAACAACAGATTTTTTAAATTTATCGTAATAGTTCTCAGTACTTTCTGATGATTGGATAGTTTTAATTTTAAAAGCAGTGTTACCAAGTAGGTTAATCCATTCAGTAAATTGTTGAGAATTTAAATTGTATTTTTTCTGAACTTCTACTTTTTTACTTTGTAAATAAGTAGGATTGAGTATTGCTTTCTCATATTCATCTACTGCAGATTTTTTAAATTTTGAATAATAAGTAGCAGTATATTTTTGAGGAGCTCCTACATCGACTCCTTTAACAATGATCTTGTTTGTAGTTAGTAAGTTTGAATACTTAGTTATCCACTGTGAAAGTTGTTTAGGGTTTAAGCTGTATTTCTGTTGTAATTCATTCTTTTTACTTTGTGTATGATTAGCAGCTAGTACTAATTTGTCATACTCAGAAACAACAGAAAGTTGAAATTTTTCATAATAATTAGCAGCACTTTCTTTAGGTTGGTTGTTTATTACAGGTTGTGGTGCTTTAGTTTCTGATTGAACAGTTGTAACAGGTTTGCTTTCTTCTTTAACATTTTCTTCATGAATACTTTTTATACTATTCGCATTTTTTGTGTAAACAACATTTTCATCTTTATACCATCCTTCTGGTATTTTATTCAATTGTGTGTCATTTACGATAATACTATTCATTTGATTTCCTGTTGTATCTAAGCTTTCTAGCTTAGTACAAGACTTAACATTTAAAGTTGTTAGTTCATTAAAACTAGTGTATAAACTTTTAAGGTTAGGATTATCTCCAATAATTAAAGAATTTAACTTATTACCGTCACAGCTTACATATACTAATTCAGTATTATTACTAAGATCTAAACGTTCTATTTTATTTTCACTACAATTTAAAAAAGTGATAGATGTACTTTTAGATAAGTCTATTTGTGTAATCTCGTTTCCAAAACAATCCAAACGTTTTAAGTTAGGAAAGTGTTCAAGACCTCCCAAATTTTTAATTTTAGAATGTACGTTAGGCAATAACTTATTTGTTATTGGATCATTAATATTTAAATTAATGACATATTTGGCATCACTCACCAAAATATTTCCATTTAAACCATTAGAATCGATGTCCAAATCAATCAAACATTCTTCAAGACCAATGTCTTTAATATCAATGGTTTCCTGAGAAAATATGTTAAAGGTTAATAAAAATAAAAGAAAGTGGGATACAGTTTTTTTCATGATAAAAAATTTTAACAAAACTAGATATTTATATGTTTTTAACAAATAAAAGGTTAAGATATTTATTTTTGATAAAAGAGCATCTAAACGAGTATATTTGTAGGCTGTATTTTACATTATATGATAACGCAACAAACAATAGAAAAAGTATTTGAAGCATCCCAAGTAGAGGAAGTAATAGGGGAGTTTGTACAACTTAAAAAATCAGGAAGTAGTTTTAAGGGCTTAAGCCCATTTACAGACGAACGAACTCCATCTTTTATGGTGTCACCTGTAAAACAAATTTGGAAAGACTTTAGTACTGGTAAAGGAGGAAATGCTGTTTCTTTTTTAATGGAACATGAGCATTATACATATCCTGAGGCTATAAAGTGGTTAGCTAAAAAATATAATATTGAAATAGAAGAAACTGAGCAGTCTGACGAGCAAAAAGAGCAGATGAACGAGAGAGAGAGTATGTTTTTAGCATCTAAATTTGCTAAAGATTACTTTCATGATGTGCTAATGAACACTCAAAAAGGAAGAGCAATAGGATTGTCTTATTTCAAAGAAAGAGGTTTTAGGGAGGATATTATAGAAAAATTCGATTTAGGATATTGTAAAGATGAGTGGAGTAATTTTACAGATGCTGCATTAGCCAAAGGTTATGATTTAAAGTATTTAAAATCTACAGGGTTAACAATTGTAAAAGAAGGAGGGCCACAACTTAAAAAATTCGATCGATTTAAGGGACGTGTATTATTTCCAATACACAGTATGTCCGGACGTATTTTGGGTTTTGGAGGTAGAATACTTACCAATGATAAAAAAGCAGCAAAATATTTAAACTCACCAGAAAGTGATATTTACCATAAAAGTAAAATTTTATACGGAATTTATCATGCAAAGAAAGAAATAGCAAAACAAGATAACTGTTATTTAGTTGAAGGATATACAGATGTAATTTCTTTTTATCAATCAGGAATAGAAAATGTAGTTGCATCTTCAGGTACTGCACTAACTTCTGATCAGATTAGATTAGTAAATCGTTTAACCAAAAATATTACTGTGCTGTTTGATGGTGATGCAGCTGGAATTAGAGCTTCTATAAGAGGTATTGATTTAATTCTAGAACAAGGAATGAATGTAAAAGTTGTTTCTTTTCCAGAAGGAGAAGACCCTGATAGTTTTGCCAAATCGCATTCAACAAAAGAGTTAAAAGAATTTTTAGAAGAAAAATCACAAGATTTTATTGAGTTTAAAGTGTCTTTATTAATGAAAGAGGCAGCGAATGATCCTGTTAAGAAAGCAGGCTTAATTCGCGATATTGTTACTAGTATCTCTAAAATACCTGATGGTATTCAAAGAGAAGTATACGTGCAAGAATGTGCTCGTATTATGGATATCTCTGAACGTGTTTTGTTTAGTGAATTGGCGCAATTACTAAATAAAGGATTAGTCAAATCTAATAAAGATAGTCAAAATCGTAATTTAAATCAACCATCAAG
This genomic stretch from Tenacibaculum sp. Bg11-29 harbors:
- the tig gene encoding trigger factor, yielding MNITKENVDALNAVVKIDIVAEDYQAKVTKQLNDYRKTANIPGFRKGQVPMGMVKKQYGKSIMIDEVNKLLQESLNKFLAEEKLDILGNPLPRIENEFNWDAEKFSFEFELGLAPEFDINLKPKNKVTQYNIVATDELIDKEVENIQTRYGKVSPIDEANDDANVTGTFVNEEKEISKKATVSVKDIKGKTNLKKFVGAKVGEVLELKTKNLFEDEHKLQQVLGVSHDEIHDLDIVVSFTIEEVTKTEAAELDKELFDKLFADGSVNTVSELKDKIKEDAEKQFQQQGDQQLLNAITENLVENTKFDLPTTFLQKWLQTAGEKQLTAEEAIEEYNKSEKGLRYQLIEGKIMKDNDVKIDYPELVDYAKGFIRSQMAQFGNMNPEEKELDDIAGRVLQNQEEAQKLQSQLISQKLLAFYKENMSFDSKELSYEDFIKEVYK
- the clpP gene encoding ATP-dependent Clp endopeptidase proteolytic subunit ClpP, giving the protein MDYGKEFEKYATKQHGINSTYLGKITSSLTPYIMEERQMNITQMDVFSRLMMDRIIFLGTGVNDQVANVIQAQLLFLESVDANKDISIYINSPGGGVYAGLGIYDTMQFIKPDVATICTGMAASMGAVLMCAGAKGKRSALPHSRIMIHQPMGGAQGQASDMEITVKEIGKLKTELYDIIADHSGQTFEKVQEDSDRDYWMKADEAKAYGMVDEILKRK
- the clpX gene encoding ATP-dependent Clp protease ATP-binding subunit ClpX: MSKEENLECSFCGRKKPETDLLIAGMDAHICDKCIEQAHGIVEEEVAEAKTDGLSKDLTLNKPKEIKAFLDEYIIGQTETKRGMSVAVYNHYKRLLQTKDDEDEVEIEKSNIILVGETGTGKTLIARTIAKMLNVPFSIVDATVLTQAGYVGEDVESILSRLLQAADYEVDKAERGIVFIDEIDKIARKGDNPSITRDVSGEGVQQALLKLLEGSVVNVAPKGGRKHPDQKFIEVNTKDILFIAGGAFSGIDRIISKRLNMQAVGYSASIDEDSVDESNLLQYIIPSDLKSFGLIPEIIGRLPVLSFMNPLDAKTLRAILTEPKNSIIKQYTKLFAMDDVEFTLTEGALQFIVDKAVEYKLGARGLRSLCEAILTDAMFEMPSSDEKELKVTREYAEAKITKSALKKLRAAS
- a CDS encoding leucine-rich repeat domain-containing protein, with product MKKTVSHFLLFLLTFNIFSQETIDIKDIGLEECLIDLDIDSNGLNGNILVSDAKYVINLNINDPITNKLLPNVHSKIKNLGGLEHFPNLKRLDCFGNEITQIDLSKSTSITFLNCSENKIERLDLSNNTELVYVSCDGNKLNSLIIGDNPNLKSLYTSFNELTTLNVKSCTKLESLDTTGNQMNSIIVNDTQLNKIPEGWYKDENVVYTKNANSIKSIHEENVKEESKPVTTVQSETKAPQPVINNQPKESAANYYEKFQLSVVSEYDKLVLAANHTQSKKNELQQKYSLNPKQLSQWITKYSNLLTTNKIIVKGVDVGAPQKYTATYYSKFKKSAVDEYEKAILNPTYLQSKKVEVQKKYNLNSQQFTEWINLLGNTAFKIKTIQSSESTENYYDKFKKSVVREYEALVLNTTHIQKKKRDVQQKYSITAAQLIEWINKHSKVKKH
- the dnaG gene encoding DNA primase — protein: MITQQTIEKVFEASQVEEVIGEFVQLKKSGSSFKGLSPFTDERTPSFMVSPVKQIWKDFSTGKGGNAVSFLMEHEHYTYPEAIKWLAKKYNIEIEETEQSDEQKEQMNERESMFLASKFAKDYFHDVLMNTQKGRAIGLSYFKERGFREDIIEKFDLGYCKDEWSNFTDAALAKGYDLKYLKSTGLTIVKEGGPQLKKFDRFKGRVLFPIHSMSGRILGFGGRILTNDKKAAKYLNSPESDIYHKSKILYGIYHAKKEIAKQDNCYLVEGYTDVISFYQSGIENVVASSGTALTSDQIRLVNRLTKNITVLFDGDAAGIRASIRGIDLILEQGMNVKVVSFPEGEDPDSFAKSHSTKELKEFLEEKSQDFIEFKVSLLMKEAANDPVKKAGLIRDIVTSISKIPDGIQREVYVQECARIMDISERVLFSELAQLLNKGLVKSNKDSQNRNLNQPSREYSHKEEKSSMGLVKGGKKGRQKIDQLNILEKEIIRILLLYGNEMVEFVNWVDGVDDKGRTVIEKEEYQNTVSNELYLNLQEDEIEFANEIFKLTYYQLVHQLNQNEKISIDQLIMHENQDISSLVTNILMDEEKYSLSDWERKEIFVTETKKILPKLVSDAILNIRRVLIEEKIKEIIHEVQTQNVALDLEEISNYTDLKKRLFEKLNRVV